The DNA region TGCTGTTTATCGGCCTCACTTTTATCCTGCTTTTATGGTTCGCCAGAAAAACAAACCAGTCGGCAAACCGGTTTTTGGCGATGGCATTGGCAATTGCCGCTTTGTGGATAGTCCGGATCCTGGGCATCGATATCGGGCTGTCAACCTATATTCATAACTGGGGCCGGCTGCCGCTGCAGTTTTCGCTGGCATTTGGCCCGCTCATTTTCTTTTATGTCCTTAAAATAACCCGGCCGGAGTATAAATTCACCCGCAGGGACCTGCTGCATTTCAGCCCCTTGTTAGTCGAACAAAGCGCCTGGGCTTTAGAAGTGCTGGAAAGTATAAAAACAGGCCGGGCAACTTATGATACGCTGATATTTCAACGAATAAACCCTGTATTACTACTATTAGCATTTATCTCGGTCATTATTTATCTATACCGGTGCCGCAAGCTGATCGAAAACTTTTACCAGGAGCTAAAATTTAACGGAGGCGACCGGTACCGGCACGAGTTAAAATGGATAAATAACCTACTGACAGGCTTCGGATTGTTATGGCTGTTGTGGATCCCTTTTATAGCTGCCGACTATTTTTATTATGATTACCAATTGGGCATACAGGCCTATTACCCTTTGTATCTCCTGCTAATGTCCATGCTTATCTGGATGGCGGCAAGAGCATTTTTAAGACCGGAAGTTACTGCACAGGCGGATAACATGCCGGTTTTAAAACCATTACTACCAGCGGAACTGAAGCAAAAAGGCGCCTGGTTAAAGCGGGTTGTTAAAGAAAATAATTACTACCAGGATCCTGAATTGAGTTTAAGCTCCCTCGCCGAAAAGCTCGGTATGCATACCCATGAGTTATCACGGATCATCAATACTGTGCTCAAAAAAAGCTTCAATGATTTTATTAACGAATACCGGGTACAGGCAGCTGCGCGGAAAATGCAGGATCCTGCTAATGATCATATCACCCTCTTAGGGATCGCGTTTGAATCGGGATTTAATTCCCAAAGTACCTTTAGTCGTATTTTCAAGCAGGTGACCGGGAAAAGCCCGCAGGATTATAAAAATAACTTAAAAAAAGAGTACCCAACTTATAAGTTGAGAAGTGATACCCAATTTGCGCCGGTAGTTTTGAATCATGAAACCGCTCCTAAATGGTCTCGTGATAAAACAAACCGCAACTTTATGTTTAAAAATTATTTCAAAATCGCCTGGCGTAATTTAACGCGCAATAAAAGCTATGCCGCTATTAACATTACCGGCCTGGCCGTAGGTATTGCTGTTTGTATGATGATCTTTATCATTATACAGTTTCAAACAAGCTTTGATAGGTTTCACCCTAAGAAAGACCGTGCCTATCGTGTGCTAACCGAATACCATCACGCAGAAACCGGTGATATTACCTATGGTAAAGACATCCCCTTTCCGTTGCCTTTAGGATTAAAAACCGCTTTCCCCCAAATAGAACAGGTTGCCCCCATTTTTGCAAGCCAGAATGACCAGCTAATTATTCCCGACGAAAACGGGGCGACGATAAAAATGTTTAAGGAACAAAGAGGCCTGTTTTATACCAACCCTTCATTTTTTAAAATTTTTAACTTCCCGCTGCTTGCCGGTTCGTATACTTCATTAAAAGACCCAGACAATGTATTGCTTACCAAAGAGGTTGCTGAAAAGTATTTTGGCGACTGGAAATCGGCAATGGGTAAAACCATTAAATTGCAAATGGGCGGCTTTATGTTTGAGCATGGTACGGACGTATTAAAAGTGTCGGGGATCCTGGCAACCATTCCTGCAAATTCCGACTTTCAGCTCAAACTTGTTGTTAGCTTTGGGACAGGGTTTACCGGGGACTATTTAGCAAAATCTACAGATTGGAACAGAACCGTAACTGATTTTGGCTGCTATATTTTGTTACCTCAGAGCCTTTCTGCCAACAATTTTAATCAGCAACTGAGGGCTTATTCACAAAAGGTACAATCCTCTGATAACAAGGACAGCCATATTATACAATCATTAAATGCTGTTCATTATGATTCACAAACAGGCAACTACAGCAACCAAACAGCCAGTCATCAGTTGCTCAATGTATTGTGGCTAATTGCCGCGTTCATCCTGCTCATTGCCTGTGTAAACTTTATCAACCTCTCTACCGCGCAGGCTGTTAACCGGGCAAAAGAGGTTGGTGTCAGAAAGGTTTTGGGGAGCAATAAATCGCAATTGCAACTCCAGTTCATTGTCGAAACATTTTTAATCGTGGCAAGCGCTGTATTACTTGCAGTTGCTATTACCATACTTGCATTACCTTATATAAGCCGGTTGTTAGAATTGTCGCTTTCATTCAACATATTCAGCAATCCTTCAATTATTTTATTCCTTCTGACTGTGGCAGTTGTTGTAACCGCCTTGGCGGGTTTTTATCCTTCTATTGTTTTATCGCGTTTCAATCCTGTTAATGCTTTAAAAAGTAAACTTACTACAGATCCGGCAAAGGGAATTTCATTAAGAAGGGGCCTGGTGGTGTTTCAATTCATCATTGCGCAGGCATTGATCATCGGAACGCTCGTTATTGTAAAGCAAATGAACTATTTTATGGATCAGCCTTTAGGCTTCGATAAAGAAACAATTGTTAATATTCCGTTCCGGGTAGATAGTCTTCGAATGAGCAGGCTGAGTTATTTGAGAGACCAATTATTATCCATAAACGGCGTTCAGGCAGTATGTTATAGTTCGAATACCCCGATTGAAAACGGTAATGATACGTGGAGCGCAGTTAGGTTTGACCATGCAACAAAAGAAACAGGTTTCAAGGCGATTACCAAATTTGCCGACGAAGGCTATGTACCGGCCTACAAGTTAAAGTTGATAGCCGGACGAAACCTTCAGCCATCCCCCCTTACCAGGGAGTTTTTGGTAAACGAATCGCTTGTAAAAAGTTTAGGGCTTAAAAAACCAGAGGATATATTGAACAAGGAAATCAGCATATGGGATGGTGTAATAAAATGCCCGGTTGTTGGCGTGTTAAAAGATTTTAATGACAGGTCTTTCCGGCACGGCCTTGCACCATTGCTTATCGCCACAAACATCACCATGTATAACCAGGCCGGTATAAAGCTTAAAACCACGAATGTTTTTTTGACGATGCAATCTGTTAAACAAGTATTTGAAAAGACATTTCCCAATTTTGTTTATGAATACCGGTTTTTGGATGATAAAATTGCAAGTTTTTACAAACAGGAAAATCAGTTAGCCCAGTTATATAAAATTTTTGCCGCCATCGCGATACTTCTAAGCTGTTTGGGTTTGTATGGCTTAGCCTCGTTCATGGCCGTACAACGGATAAAGGAAGTTGGTATCCGTAAAGTACTTGGGGCTACTTCAGGCAGCATCGTTTATTTGTTTTCGAAAGAGTTTATCATACTCATTGCTATCGCCTTTGCCATCGCTACCCCCATTGCATGGTATTATATGCACCAGTGGCTACAAGCTTATGTTTATCGCATCAATATCAGTTGGTGGCTATTTGCGGCGGGCGGAATGGCAGCAATTGTTATTGCACTTGCAACCATAAGTTTCCAGGCAATAAAAGCGGCAAAAGCTAATCCGGTAAAGAGTTTGAGAAGTGAATAGAAATTAACCGATCTTTACAACCCAGGAAAAATAAAAAAGAATGGAAATTACAAGATTAGGTACTAAACCTTCGAGCAAAGGCCCGGCCGACTGGTTCACCGGCGCGGTACGAATTGACCCGCTATTTGATGCCAATGAGGCGCGCCGGGGCGTATCTGCTACCGTAACCTTTGAGCCGGGCGCAAGAACAGCCTGGCATACGCATCCACTGGGACAAACACTTATTATTACTTCAGGTATTGGCTGGGTACAGCGTGAAGGCGGCCTTGTTCAGGAAGTACGCCCGGGAGATGTGGTTTGGTTTGAACCTAACGAAAAACATTGGCATGGCGCCTCGGCTGTCAATGGCATGAGCCACATAGCTATACAGGAAAATCTTAATGGCAAAGTAGTTGATTGGCTGGAGCATGTAACTGATGAACAATACAACCAGGCTTAATAACGCCAATTAATATTATTTAAGTCCCAGCCTGCTCCGCAAAAGATCCCGGTAAGTGCTGCCTATCGGGATTTTTTCGCCGTTAATAATAAGTTGATGTACTTCGATCATGGTAATATGTTTGATAGCCACCACGTATGATTTATGCACCCGTAAAAAATCCGCTGCGGGCACGAGGTCAAAAATATCTCCCATGTTTTCGCGCACCAGGATCTTTCTGTCTTTCAGGTGAATGGTAATATAATTGCCGTCTTTTTCCAAGTACAGGATCTCATCTACCTTAACCTGGTAAGTTTGCGGACCGCTTTTGATAAAAACGGTGGACTCATCCTCTTTGCTTACCCCATTTCTTGAAGATAGCGCTGCCGTGGCTTTATTTATGGCTGCAAGAAAGCGCTCAAAAGTGATCGGTTTCAACAGGTAATCGAGGGCATTCAGGTCGTAGCTCTCTACTGCATAGTGACTGTAAGCGGTAGTAAAAATGACCATCGGCTTGGGCGACAAAGTTTGCACCAACTGCATTCCGCTTATATCAGGCATATTAATATCCAGAAAAATAAGGTCTACCTTTTCGCGGTTCAGGAATTCGATGGCCTTCACCGGTTCGCGAAAGGTGGCTTTCAAATCGACCAGGCTGGTTTTAAGGCAATAGCGCTCTATCACTTCAAGCGCCTTCGGCTCATCATCAATGGCAATGCAGGTTATCATTCCAGGTCAATTTCGAGTTTAACAATATATATTCCCTGTTCTTCATTGATCTGCAGGTCATGTTTGCCAGGATACAACAAATCGAGCCGCCGCTTTACATTTTCGAGCCCGATGCCGCTTTTCTCTTCCTCCATTTTTTTGATGGCGCTATATTTGGTATTGATACAGGTAAAGATCAGCTTATGATCTGAAAGAACAATGGCAATATCTATCCCGGATGTTTGCCCGATAGAAACGCCGTGCTTAAAGGCATTTTCAACAAAAGGGATAAATAGCATCGGAGCGACGACGACCGTTCCCGTCTGCGCAGGGTGATCAAATATCACTTTTACCTCATCATCCGCATAACGCAGTTTATTCAGGGTGATGCAGTCTTCCAGGTATGCTATTTCCTTGTTCAGCGGCACCCCGCCGGCATTGCTGTCATAGATCATATAACGCATCATGCCCGAAAGTTTGGAAATCCCGTCGGCAAGCTCATCATTCCCCTTTTCCTGGGCCATCGAAAACAGGTTATTGAGTGTATTAAACAGGAAATGCGGATTGATCTGCGATTTAAGGAATTTGATCTCAGTACTCAGTTGATAAGCCTCCAGCTGATTGCGTACAAGTTCAGTTCGGGCCCATTCTTTCAAAAAGAAATAGGCTATTGAAAGCCCGGCCGCGGTTAAAAAAATAAGCAGCATGGTGAGCTGCATGTGCACCCAGTTTCCTATTGCAAAAAAGGCGTTATGATTTGGTATCAGGTGATTAAGGCCATCCTTGCCTGCTGCAAAACCAGGGGGCGGAGGCCCCATGGGCAGGCTATTGTTCAATTTAGAACCAACCAAAATATAATTGGCAAGAAAGACAAGTATAAACCAGCCGGCGGCTATGCCGATGCCTGCAAATAAGCTTTTATAGCGAAGAGCCTTTTTAAAGATCCAAAATATATTGCCGTAAAACAGCAGGGCCAGAAAAGCGAGTGTAAAGCGGGAATACGGGAAAATGGTGTCTATCTCACTCCTTTCCATGATTTTTCCGTTGTGGTTTACCCTGATCTTGACCGTTGAGCTGGTTAGCGAATTCAAGGTATAGTACACCCCTATCCAGAACGCCAGGTGGATCAGTATCTCGATGATATGTTTGGCCTTGATACGGTGCATTCTTCAAAAGTATATTAAGCCCGGCTTATTGATAAATTATTGATGTTAATATAGCGATTTGCCGGCTAAACGGGCAATTTTTGAAATCCGGGCTTAAGGCCGCCGGCAATTTGTTTTCGGCAGAAGCTCAAATAACAAATATCCATTCTATGCAGAAATGAAGACGCTGTTCATACCAAAGTTTTTGGTGGCTTTAAAGGGTAAGGTACTATTGTTTAAAAATATCCAAATTATGAAAAAGCGATTTCTATTGTGCACAGTCTTTTTATCATGCACCATTATGGCCCGGGCACAAAAACCGGATACCGCACAAGTGCTGGTACACTACAAGTTTTCCCACATCAGGGATACCACCAACCAGGAGCACCCCTACACCGAGAACATGGTTTTGATTGTAGGAAAAAATGCCGGGGTTTACAAAAGTTATGACAAGCAGCTGCAGGATGCGCTATTCAAAAAAAAGGTGCAGGAACAGGTAGCCAACTCACCCGACGGACATGTAAATATCCAACGGAGATCATCGGGCTCGGGTACAGACTATTACCAGTTTCCGAATGGTAAAAAACTGGCAAGGAAAGAACCGCTGCTGTTCAATAGCTATCTCATAACAGATGCCCTGCCCGCTATAGAATGGAAAATAAACGGAGATACAGCAACGTTTGGAGGCTTGCATTGCCAAAAAGCAACAGGCCATTTCAAGGGAAGGGATTATACAGCCTGGTTCAGTCCTGATCTGCCGCTGCATATAGGTCCCTGGAAACTCAATGGGCTGCCGGGAGTAATTATGGAAGCTTATGATACCAAAAAAGAAGTCTGCTTTAAATTTGACGGGGTTGAAAAAGCGGTCATCTCTACCCAAATGGGTGATCAGCCAGCCGGCCCCGCTCCGGATAACCAGGGACGAATGGCCGTGATGATAGGCATGGACGACCAGGTTGGCGATCCCAATATCATCCAGCTCCCCACCAATGCCATTAAAACTACCGAAAAGGAGTTTTCCAAATTGCAGGAGGCCATGCGAAAAGACCCGAATGCCTTTGCTCAGTCAATGGTGGCTGCTCAGGCGGCAAGTCAGGGCAGGCCTGCCCCAAAAATCGATATCAGGATCGGACCGCAGCCGGTGATCAATAACCCGATAGAATTGCCTGAAAAGAAATGAGCCGGATTATAAAATCAGTATGGCTGCTGGTTATAGGGTTACTATTTTCGGCCCCCGGCTTTGGTCAAAGTATTAAAGGGACAGTGAAAGACAGCACCGGGAAACCGGTGCCTTATGCCACCATTAACCTCAAAAACACGGCCACTAATAACATTATAAACTATGCCATTACCGATACCAAAGGTGCCTACGTTTTGCCGCTCCCAGCCAACACATCTGTGAGCGGCCTGCAGATCGAGGTGCGTTGTATAGGCTATAAAAACCAGAGCAAGGGCATTACCGATTTGGAGGCGCCTGTTGATTTTATTCTATCTGTTTCCATCAACCAGTTACAGGCCGTAGTGATCAAAAGCAGCCGGCCGGTGTTGCGAACGAACGGCGATACCCTAAGCTATAAAGTATCTGATTTCAGCAGTGTGCAAGACAGGGTTATTGGCGATGTGATCAAAAAACTGCCGGGTATAACGGTTGCCGCAGATGGCAGGATCAGCTATAACAATAAGCCGATCTCCAACCTGTACATCGGCGGTGATAACCTGCTTGACGATAAATATAATATTGCTACCACCACCATACCGCAGGGTGCGGTAGACCAGGTTCAGGTGATCCAAAACCACCAGCCCGTTAAAGTGCTCCAAAATAAAGTAATGAGCGATGATGTGGCGCTCAACCTCAGCTTCAAAAAAGGTGCTAAATTACAGATGGTGGGACAAGAGAGCATCGGCGCGGGTTTACCGGGCAATTATGACGTGGATTTGAACGCCATGATGTTTAAGGATAAGTACAAAGCCATTAATTACCTTAAAGGCAATAACACAGGTAACGACCTGCAGCAGGACCTGGTATCGCACAATTTCGCTGATAATATGCAGCGGATCGATAACGATGTGCCGGCCACCATGTTATCGCTTGGTTCGGTGAATGACCCGGCTTTATCGCGTAACCGGTATCTGTTCAATCGCTCGGGAATCGTCAATCTCAATAATCTGGTCAATTTTAAAAAGAATGTGCAGATGAAGATCAATGCTTACTATTTGCGCGATACCCGGCGGCAGGATTACAGCCAGCACACTACCATCTTCTTACCCGGCGATACAGTGCGCTACAATGAAACGCAACGTAACCGCTTCCGCCCTGACATATTGCATACTCAGTTTACACTGAACATTAACCAGGATAAATATTACCTGAACAATGTGTTGCTGATGGATTACAACCGATCGACCAATTGCTCAGACCTGAATACAAACGGCAGCATGGTAAACCAGGTATTTAAGGATAACCCGCTGAGTCTTTCCAATGAATTTAACCTGATCAAATCCTTAAGATCAAACAACATTATCCAGG from Mucilaginibacter sp. SJ includes:
- a CDS encoding sensor histidine kinase yields the protein MHRIKAKHIIEILIHLAFWIGVYYTLNSLTSSTVKIRVNHNGKIMERSEIDTIFPYSRFTLAFLALLFYGNIFWIFKKALRYKSLFAGIGIAAGWFILVFLANYILVGSKLNNSLPMGPPPPGFAAGKDGLNHLIPNHNAFFAIGNWVHMQLTMLLIFLTAAGLSIAYFFLKEWARTELVRNQLEAYQLSTEIKFLKSQINPHFLFNTLNNLFSMAQEKGNDELADGISKLSGMMRYMIYDSNAGGVPLNKEIAYLEDCITLNKLRYADDEVKVIFDHPAQTGTVVVAPMLFIPFVENAFKHGVSIGQTSGIDIAIVLSDHKLIFTCINTKYSAIKKMEEEKSGIGLENVKRRLDLLYPGKHDLQINEEQGIYIVKLEIDLE
- a CDS encoding LytR/AlgR family response regulator transcription factor; this translates as MITCIAIDDEPKALEVIERYCLKTSLVDLKATFREPVKAIEFLNREKVDLIFLDINMPDISGMQLVQTLSPKPMVIFTTAYSHYAVESYDLNALDYLLKPITFERFLAAINKATAALSSRNGVSKEDESTVFIKSGPQTYQVKVDEILYLEKDGNYITIHLKDRKILVRENMGDIFDLVPAADFLRVHKSYVVAIKHITMIEVHQLIINGEKIPIGSTYRDLLRSRLGLK
- a CDS encoding ABC transporter permease, with the translated sequence MKPYTFHITLYDAAFFGMLFIGLTFILLLWFARKTNQSANRFLAMALAIAALWIVRILGIDIGLSTYIHNWGRLPLQFSLAFGPLIFFYVLKITRPEYKFTRRDLLHFSPLLVEQSAWALEVLESIKTGRATYDTLIFQRINPVLLLLAFISVIIYLYRCRKLIENFYQELKFNGGDRYRHELKWINNLLTGFGLLWLLWIPFIAADYFYYDYQLGIQAYYPLYLLLMSMLIWMAARAFLRPEVTAQADNMPVLKPLLPAELKQKGAWLKRVVKENNYYQDPELSLSSLAEKLGMHTHELSRIINTVLKKSFNDFINEYRVQAAARKMQDPANDHITLLGIAFESGFNSQSTFSRIFKQVTGKSPQDYKNNLKKEYPTYKLRSDTQFAPVVLNHETAPKWSRDKTNRNFMFKNYFKIAWRNLTRNKSYAAINITGLAVGIAVCMMIFIIIQFQTSFDRFHPKKDRAYRVLTEYHHAETGDITYGKDIPFPLPLGLKTAFPQIEQVAPIFASQNDQLIIPDENGATIKMFKEQRGLFYTNPSFFKIFNFPLLAGSYTSLKDPDNVLLTKEVAEKYFGDWKSAMGKTIKLQMGGFMFEHGTDVLKVSGILATIPANSDFQLKLVVSFGTGFTGDYLAKSTDWNRTVTDFGCYILLPQSLSANNFNQQLRAYSQKVQSSDNKDSHIIQSLNAVHYDSQTGNYSNQTASHQLLNVLWLIAAFILLIACVNFINLSTAQAVNRAKEVGVRKVLGSNKSQLQLQFIVETFLIVASAVLLAVAITILALPYISRLLELSLSFNIFSNPSIILFLLTVAVVVTALAGFYPSIVLSRFNPVNALKSKLTTDPAKGISLRRGLVVFQFIIAQALIIGTLVIVKQMNYFMDQPLGFDKETIVNIPFRVDSLRMSRLSYLRDQLLSINGVQAVCYSSNTPIENGNDTWSAVRFDHATKETGFKAITKFADEGYVPAYKLKLIAGRNLQPSPLTREFLVNESLVKSLGLKKPEDILNKEISIWDGVIKCPVVGVLKDFNDRSFRHGLAPLLIATNITMYNQAGIKLKTTNVFLTMQSVKQVFEKTFPNFVYEYRFLDDKIASFYKQENQLAQLYKIFAAIAILLSCLGLYGLASFMAVQRIKEVGIRKVLGATSGSIVYLFSKEFIILIAIAFAIATPIAWYYMHQWLQAYVYRINISWWLFAAGGMAAIVIALATISFQAIKAAKANPVKSLRSE
- a CDS encoding TonB-dependent receptor — its product is MSRIIKSVWLLVIGLLFSAPGFGQSIKGTVKDSTGKPVPYATINLKNTATNNIINYAITDTKGAYVLPLPANTSVSGLQIEVRCIGYKNQSKGITDLEAPVDFILSVSINQLQAVVIKSSRPVLRTNGDTLSYKVSDFSSVQDRVIGDVIKKLPGITVAADGRISYNNKPISNLYIGGDNLLDDKYNIATTTIPQGAVDQVQVIQNHQPVKVLQNKVMSDDVALNLSFKKGAKLQMVGQESIGAGLPGNYDVDLNAMMFKDKYKAINYLKGNNTGNDLQQDLVSHNFADNMQRIDNDVPATMLSLGSVNDPALSRNRYLFNRSGIVNLNNLVNFKKNVQMKINAYYLRDTRRQDYSQHTTIFLPGDTVRYNETQRNRFRPDILHTQFTLNINQDKYYLNNVLLMDYNRSTNCSDLNTNGSMVNQVFKDNPLSLSNEFNLIKSLRSNNIIQAYSYISHSTEPESRTIGPDYNNPIFNNNVPYAQLVQNVNVPAWYTNNYISFKIPSNLITQSFRTGFSVQSQKLNSDLNVVQTNNTINLQSDSSINHLNWTRKKLYAEAAYDLPGSILKVNLTLPVSLQQINYSDSLYALRKGLTRLYFNPQLKVKYQTGMENYLNLLYSYRNEAGTIEDMYQGYILKDYRTLYANNAGLTERQNQLAALGFNYRKALTLLFASLNIVYNHIASNNIASEVITNTLRQRVVLPYSNNTDSWTVNGTVSKYSFALKTTFSGGMQWQSNKSVQIQNNALLPFNTISRTINAGADTKVNEQVNFSYKAAFTQIQSHSAAEASAYHIDQLLQQASVNYNPITNLQFKLSGEHYFTRQQGNPDLKYFFADASAKFRVEKWKTDLELSAVNFLNVKTYNTLYLSANTLTASSYTLPGRIVLLKVMFHI
- a CDS encoding GLPGLI family protein; this encodes MKKRFLLCTVFLSCTIMARAQKPDTAQVLVHYKFSHIRDTTNQEHPYTENMVLIVGKNAGVYKSYDKQLQDALFKKKVQEQVANSPDGHVNIQRRSSGSGTDYYQFPNGKKLARKEPLLFNSYLITDALPAIEWKINGDTATFGGLHCQKATGHFKGRDYTAWFSPDLPLHIGPWKLNGLPGVIMEAYDTKKEVCFKFDGVEKAVISTQMGDQPAGPAPDNQGRMAVMIGMDDQVGDPNIIQLPTNAIKTTEKEFSKLQEAMRKDPNAFAQSMVAAQAASQGRPAPKIDIRIGPQPVINNPIELPEKK
- a CDS encoding (R)-mandelonitrile lyase, which gives rise to MEITRLGTKPSSKGPADWFTGAVRIDPLFDANEARRGVSATVTFEPGARTAWHTHPLGQTLIITSGIGWVQREGGLVQEVRPGDVVWFEPNEKHWHGASAVNGMSHIAIQENLNGKVVDWLEHVTDEQYNQA